One window from the genome of bacterium BMS3Abin08 encodes:
- the pcs gene encoding phosphatidylcholine synthase: protein MKKGVYLLPNGLTLCGMFFGFYSVISALQGDYVRAAWAILISNVFDGLDGWVARLTNSSTKFGLELDSLSDLVAFGVAPAVLVYTWTIEPFGRIGAATAFLYVACGALRLARYNIQMVSTEKLSFTGMPIPAAATVIATLVIFYHSVFDTPPEKSIPVLFLTIVLAILMISTLRFHGAKEFNMKKRKPFWMLVFFVVVIFVIVVHPPSALFFFAMTYLFWGIIENIYIYNKKRRSRKTS, encoded by the coding sequence ATGAAAAAGGGGGTTTACCTGCTGCCCAACGGTCTGACGCTATGTGGAATGTTTTTCGGGTTTTATTCCGTAATCTCGGCGCTTCAGGGGGATTATGTCAGGGCGGCCTGGGCAATACTCATCTCCAATGTATTCGACGGCCTCGACGGCTGGGTAGCCCGCCTTACAAACAGCTCGACAAAATTCGGACTTGAGCTGGATTCCCTTAGCGATCTCGTTGCATTCGGAGTTGCACCTGCGGTACTTGTATATACATGGACTATCGAACCTTTCGGGAGGATTGGCGCTGCAACAGCCTTCCTGTATGTCGCATGCGGTGCGCTAAGGCTTGCCCGTTACAATATTCAGATGGTATCGACTGAAAAGCTTTCATTCACAGGGATGCCCATACCGGCTGCCGCCACGGTAATCGCTACGCTGGTAATATTCTATCACAGCGTATTTGACACACCTCCTGAGAAAAGCATACCCGTTCTCTTCCTCACCATTGTCCTCGCTATCCTGATGATCAGCACTCTTCGTTTTCACGGTGCCAAGGAATTCAACATGAAAAAGAGAAAGCCCTTCTGGATGCTTGTTTTTTTTGTTGTTGTGATCTTTGTTATTGTTGTTCACCCACCATCGGCTCTTTTTTTCTTTGCAATGACCTATCTCTTTTGGGGTATAATAGAGAATATATACATATACAACAAGAAAAGAAGAAGCCGGAAAACTTCCTGA
- a CDS encoding phosphatidylserine decarboxylase yields MLKIAPEGWPFIYVAAGLTLIVYGIARPWMAIVPFILLLFMVFFFRDPDRVIPAGQGIYVSPADGKVIAIKKEFEGEYLKRESIRISIFMSPLNVHVNRAPCDGTVELVKHKDGRFKAAFTDEASLVNENTAMVLKTGGNMILVKQIAGVLARRVVCRVKAGDTLKRGQRYGIVKFGSRVDIHLPADVSVIVKEGQKVRAGETVIARGGIS; encoded by the coding sequence ATGCTCAAGATAGCCCCTGAGGGCTGGCCATTCATATACGTTGCTGCAGGGCTGACACTGATAGTCTATGGTATCGCCAGGCCATGGATGGCGATTGTCCCTTTCATCCTGCTTCTTTTTATGGTCTTTTTCTTCAGGGATCCCGACAGGGTCATCCCTGCCGGCCAGGGCATATACGTCTCACCTGCCGACGGAAAGGTAATTGCAATCAAAAAAGAATTCGAAGGGGAATACCTGAAACGGGAATCCATAAGAATCAGCATCTTTATGTCCCCCCTTAATGTACACGTCAACAGGGCCCCCTGTGATGGAACGGTTGAACTTGTAAAACACAAGGATGGGAGGTTTAAGGCTGCATTTACAGATGAGGCCTCTCTTGTGAACGAGAACACGGCAATGGTGTTAAAGACGGGCGGTAACATGATACTCGTAAAACAGATCGCCGGTGTCCTGGCCAGGAGGGTGGTATGCAGGGTTAAGGCCGGCGACACCCTCAAGAGAGGACAGCGGTACGGTATCGTCAAGTTCGGTTCGAGGGTGGATATTCACCTCCCGGCGGACGTCTCGGTCATCGTAAAAGAGGGACAGAAAGTCAGGGCAGGTGAGACGGTGATAGCAAGAGGAGGGATTTCATGA